In one window of Haloimpatiens sp. FM7315 DNA:
- a CDS encoding mechanosensitive ion channel family protein, translating into MIINIAWGLCNLTNGSSVLFDKMQQKFDINLDKILFPFVSKIIRFLIIAFAVIMVIEKWGYDIQGFIAGLGLGGLAFALAAKDAASNIFGGMIILMDKPFNIGDWIYTPSVEGIVEDISFRSTRVRTFDEGLVTVPNSKLVNEAITNWSRREKRRVSFSIGVNYNTPIEKIKICVKEIGDMIKASEGVDEKNIIVNFDEFSKSSLDICIYFYVNTSILSKYLEIKEAINLNIMQILEKNKVSMAFPTTSVYIESTKETEGKQEGEGIWKNNQ; encoded by the coding sequence GTGATAATTAATATTGCCTGGGGACTTTGTAATCTTACAAATGGATCTTCTGTTTTATTTGATAAAATGCAGCAAAAATTCGATATAAATTTAGATAAAATACTGTTTCCTTTTGTATCAAAAATAATACGGTTTTTGATAATTGCTTTTGCAGTTATCATGGTAATAGAAAAATGGGGTTATGACATTCAAGGGTTTATTGCAGGTTTAGGACTTGGAGGTCTTGCTTTTGCACTTGCTGCAAAGGATGCTGCTTCAAATATATTTGGTGGAATGATTATATTAATGGATAAACCTTTTAACATAGGAGATTGGATATACACCCCTAGTGTTGAAGGAATTGTAGAGGATATATCCTTTAGAAGCACAAGAGTTAGAACTTTTGATGAGGGACTTGTTACAGTGCCTAATTCAAAATTAGTAAATGAGGCTATAACCAATTGGAGCAGAAGAGAAAAGAGAAGAGTTAGCTTTAGTATAGGAGTTAATTACAATACTCCAATAGAGAAAATTAAAATATGTGTAAAAGAGATAGGGGATATGATAAAAGCATCTGAGGGTGTGGATGAGAAAAATATAATAGTTAATTTTGATGAGTTCTCTAAAAGTAGCCTTGATATATGCATATATTTTTATGTAAATACTTCTATTTTAAGTAAGTATTTAGAAATAAAAGAAGCAATAAATCTTAATATTATGCAAATACTAGAGAAAAATAAGGTTTCTATGGCTTTTCCAACTACCAGTGTTTATATTGAAAGCACAAAAGAAACAGAGGGAAAG
- a CDS encoding BCCT family transporter — MNNSKAKNNSVFYISLFISILIALVGITFPVQFNNGANAVFAFLTDKFGWSYLISMLFFVIFALALAFSKYGKIKLGADDSKPDFSTASWFAMLFGAGMGIGLVFWGVAEPLSHFVAPPGIKPGTAEAADFAMKVSFKHWGFHPWANYSIIGLALAYFQFRKNKPGLISSIFIPLLGEDRVKGPIGKLIDILAVFATVAGVATSLGLGTLQINSGLKYIFNIPETKVVQLAIIGVVTAIFIWTAVSGIEKGIKILSDINLWAAIILVVLSFLIGPSLKMINSLTNGLGSYVGTFIQDSLSIHAFGDNSWINGWTIFYWAWWIAWAPFVGTFIARISKGRTIKEFVMGVIVAPSVASFVWFSIFGSLGMNLGIIGKVKLEVLQAIVAKPETALFAVMKNYPIGAIVSLIAVFLLCTFFITSANSATFVLGMFTSEGDLNPSNKKKILWGLIQSLLATALLFAGGLKALQTASVAAAFPFIFVMILGCISLMKALREEKI, encoded by the coding sequence ATGAATAATTCAAAAGCTAAAAATAATTCGGTTTTCTATATTTCCCTATTTATATCAATTTTAATTGCATTGGTTGGAATCACATTTCCAGTTCAATTTAATAATGGTGCTAATGCAGTGTTTGCATTTTTAACAGATAAATTTGGATGGTCTTATTTGATTTCTATGCTCTTTTTTGTAATATTTGCTTTAGCTTTAGCTTTTAGTAAGTATGGAAAAATAAAATTAGGCGCAGATGATTCGAAACCTGATTTTAGTACAGCATCTTGGTTTGCAATGCTATTTGGTGCAGGTATGGGCATAGGACTTGTATTTTGGGGAGTTGCAGAACCCTTATCACATTTTGTTGCACCTCCAGGAATAAAGCCAGGCACAGCTGAAGCTGCGGATTTTGCAATGAAAGTTTCTTTCAAACATTGGGGATTTCATCCCTGGGCAAACTACAGCATAATAGGTCTTGCTTTGGCATATTTTCAATTTAGAAAAAACAAACCCGGTTTAATTAGTAGTATATTTATACCGCTATTAGGGGAAGATAGGGTTAAAGGTCCTATTGGTAAATTAATAGATATATTAGCGGTATTTGCTACAGTTGCTGGAGTTGCTACATCCTTAGGTCTTGGCACACTTCAAATTAACAGTGGTTTAAAATATATATTTAATATACCAGAAACTAAAGTGGTTCAATTAGCTATAATAGGTGTAGTTACAGCTATATTTATATGGACTGCAGTTAGTGGTATAGAAAAAGGTATTAAAATATTATCAGATATAAACTTATGGGCTGCCATAATTTTAGTGGTATTATCTTTCTTAATTGGACCAAGTTTAAAAATGATAAATTCTCTTACTAATGGATTAGGTTCTTATGTAGGAACTTTTATCCAAGATAGTTTAAGTATACATGCTTTTGGTGATAATTCATGGATAAATGGTTGGACAATATTCTACTGGGCATGGTGGATAGCTTGGGCACCATTTGTAGGAACTTTTATAGCTCGTATTTCTAAAGGAAGAACTATAAAAGAATTTGTAATGGGCGTAATAGTGGCACCATCCGTAGCATCCTTTGTATGGTTTTCTATATTCGGAAGCTTAGGAATGAATCTTGGAATTATAGGTAAGGTAAAACTAGAAGTACTACAAGCTATAGTAGCAAAACCAGAAACTGCATTGTTTGCAGTAATGAAAAATTACCCAATAGGTGCAATAGTATCTTTGATAGCAGTATTCTTACTATGTACTTTCTTTATAACATCAGCTAATTCAGCTACTTTTGTACTTGGTATGTTTACCTCAGAGGGTGATTTAAATCCAAGTAATAAAAAGAAAATATTATGGGGACTTATACAGTCATTACTAGCTACAGCGCTTTTATTTGCAGGAGGTTTAAAAGCTCTTCAAACAGCTTCTGTTGCAGCCGCTTTCCCATTTATATTTGTTATGATTCTTGGATGCATATCACTTATGAAAGCCCTTAGAGAAGAAAAAATTTAA